The Sphaeramia orbicularis chromosome 18, fSphaOr1.1, whole genome shotgun sequence genome contains a region encoding:
- the cct7 gene encoding T-complex protein 1 subunit eta: MMPTPVILLKEGTDTSQGIPQLISNINACQVIAEAVRTTLGPRGMDKLMVDGRGKATISNDGATILKLLDVVHPAAKTLVDIARSQDAEVGDGTTSVTLLAAEFLKQLKPYVEEGLHPQTIIRAFRSATNLAVNKIKEIAVSVKKDDKQEQRQLLEKCAATALNSKLIAGQKEFFSKMVVDAVMSLDELLSLKMIGIKKVQGGALEDSQLISGVAFKKTFSYAGFEMQPKRYENPKIALLNVELELKAEKDNAEVRVKSVEDYQAIVDAEWNILYDKLEKIYQSGAKVVLSKLPIGDVATQYFADRDLFCAGRVQEEDLKRTMMACGGSIQTSVGAMTDDVLGQCELFEEVQVGGERYNFFKGCPKAKTCTIILRGGAEQFTEETERSLHDAIMIVRRAIKNDSVVAGGGAIEMELSKYLRDYSRTIPGKQQLLIGAYAKALEVIPRQLCDNAGFDATNILNKLRAKHAQGGMWYGVDINNEDIADNFTNCVWEPSVVRINALTAASEAACLILSVDETIKNPRSTVDGPPGGAGRGRGRGRPHAH, from the exons ATGATG CCCACACCGGTTATCCTGCTGAAGGAGGGGACTGATACCTCTCAGGGCATTCCCCAGCTCATCAGTAACATCAATGCCTGCCAG GTCATTGCTGAGGCTGTCAGGACCACCCTGGGGCCCCGTGGCATGGACAAACTGATGGTGGATGGTAGAG GCAAGGCCACGATTTCCAATGATGGAGCCACCATCCTAAAACTGTTGGATGTGGTTCACCCTGCAGCCAAGACTCTAGTGGACATCGCCCGCTCCCAAGATGCTGAG GTAGGGGATGGCACCACTTCTGTCACGCTCCTGGCTGCAGAGTTCCTGAAGCAGCTGAAACCATATGTGGAGGAGGGTCTCCACCCTCAGACCATCATCAGAGCGTTCCGTAGTGCCACGAACCTTGCTGTCAATAAGATCAAGGAAATCGCTGTGTCTGTCAAGAAGGATGACAAGCA GGAGCAGAGGCAACTGTTGGAGAAGTGTGCAGCCACCGCACTAAACTCCAAGCTTATTGCAGGACAGAAGGAATTCTTCTCCAAGATGGTGGTGGATGCCGTCATGTCTCTGGATGAGCTGTTGTCACTGAAGATGATCGGCATCAAGAAAGTCCAGGGAGGAGCCCTTGAG GATTCTCAGTTGATCTCTGGAGTTGCCTTTAAGAAGACCTTCTCTTACGCTGGGTTTGAGATGCAACCTAAAAGGTATGAGAACCCAAAGATTGCTCTGCTTAACGTGGAGCTGGAGCTTAAGGCTGAGAAGGACAACGCCGAGGTCAGAGTGAAATCCGTGGAG GACTACCAGGCCATCGTGGACGCAGAGTGGAACATCTTATACGACAAACTGGAGAAGATCTACCAGTCAGGAGCCAAGGTGGTTTTGTCCAAGTTGCCGATTGGTGATGTGGCCACTCAGTACTTCGCTGACAGAGACCTGTTCTGTGCTGGCAGAGTCCAGGAGGAGGATCTGAAGAGGACCATGATG GCCTGTGGTGGCTCCATCCAGACTTCAGTAGGAGCCATGACAGATGATGTTCTGGGACAGTGTGAACTCTTTGAGGAGGTCCAGGTTGGAGGAGAAAG ATACAACTTCTTCAAAGGCTGCCCCAAAGCAAAGACATGCACCATCATCCTGAGGGGGGGGGCAGAGCAGTTCACAGAGGAGACAGAACGGTCGCTGCATGACGCCATCATGATTGTACGCAGAGCCATTAAG AACGACTCCGTCGTCGCAGGTGGAGGAGCCATAGAGATGGAGCTGTCCAAGTACCTGCGGGATTATTCCAGAACGATCCCCGGAAAACAGCAGCTGCTGATCGGTGCTTACGCTAAGGCCCTGGAGGTCATTCCCCGACAGCTGTGTGACAACGCTGGCTTCGACGCCACCAATATCCTCAACAAACTGCGCGCTAAACATGCTCAG GGTGGCATGTGGTATGGAGTGGACATCAACAACGAGGACATCGCAGACAACTTTACCAACTGCGTTTGGGAGCCGTCAGTCGTCAGGATCAACGCTCTGACAGCAGCGTCGGAGGCCGCCTGCCTCATTCTGTCGGTCGACGAGACGATCAAGAACCCCCGCAGCACAGTGGACGGACCCCCAGGGGGCGCAGGCAGAGGCCGAGGCCGCGGGAGACCACACGCCCACTaa
- the krcp gene encoding kelch repeat-containing protein: MDEFGVYAVFGVNSPPQRLLCADGSSKVAVAVPPTVRQVVLFSSGPWGERICVNAELDDADRIPITIGKLTPYNKCLSWEQWEEETWMDSVTLIVTVEGGNLGKLDCSEPELILAVKEYTPKDTVAPLSARELNIKRKREQIVEEDCDEKKVAKRRDQENVFPSVTEKTTPLRKVRGQNKGGQKLFSNEGDGTKTKGAGETQGIVGRTPPQSAVRMKSKQAKTPTQSVTLVSPSGRWGQTLCPIDAQTAILIGGQGSRMQFCKDPMWKLCTEDMSWVAAETMAEGPTPEARIGHTAVYDPDSRRIFVFGGSKNKKWFNDVHILDTQSWKWTMVEAQGKVPPLAYHSCSMFRGELFVLGGVFPRPNPEPDGCSDSLYIFDPHLSIWYQPIVTGESPSPRSGHSACVMQERKIYVFGGWDTPVCYNDMYMLDLGLMEFSAVKTNGKAPSPRSWHGSAVLSDTQFLIHGGYNGNNALSDTFIFDIDTNSWTEVTHPQLSIPRAGHSIITMETASRYRFSEEGEDADVDAGSVSRTLLVFGGGDNEGNFYSDLTTVAVEELLRDI; this comes from the exons ATGGACGAGTTTGGAGTTTATGCGGTTTTTGGAGTGAACAGTCCGCCTCAGAGGCTCCTCTG CGCCGATGGATCGTCCAAAGTGGCGGTTGCAGTTCCCCCGACTGTCCGACAGGTGGTGCTGTTTAGCAGCGGCCCGTGGGGGGAGAGGATCTGCGTCAACGCGGAGCTTGATGATGCAGATCGGATCCCCATCACCATTGGCAAACTGACTCCTTACAACAA GTGTTTGTCATGGGAGCAGTGGGAAGAGGAGACATGGATGGACAGCGTCACCCTGATTGTAACTGTGGAAGGAGGAAACCTG GGGAAACTAGATTGTTCAGAACCTGAGCTCATCCTGGCTGTGAAGGAATACACACCTAAG GACACAGTGGCTCCCCTTTCAGCCCGAGAGCTCAACATTAAGAGGAAGAGAGAACAAATAGTCGAAGAAGACTGTGACGAGAAGAAAGTGGCAAAGAGAAGGGACCAAGAGAATGTTTTTCCCAGTGTTACAGAAAAGACCACACCTTTAcggaaggtcagaggtcaaaacaAAGGCGGCCAAAAGCTGTTCAGCAATGAAGGAGATGGAACGAAGACGAAGGGAGCAG GAGAAACACAAGGGATTGTGGGAAGAACGCCTCCTCAGAGCGCAGTTAGGATGAAGAGTAAGCAGGCCAAGACTCCCACACAGAGCG TCACGCTGGTCAGTCCATCAGGTCGCTGGGGTCAAACGCTGTGTCCCATCGATGCTCAGACGGCTATTCTGATCGGAGGACAGGGATCCAGGATGCAGTTCTGCAAAGACCCCATGTGGAAGCTCTGCACCG AGGACATGTCCTGGGTGGCAGCGGAGACCATGGCTGAGGGTCCGACCCCTGAGGCCAGGATCGGTCACACGGCTGTTTATGACCCTGACTCTCGGCGGATCTTTGTGTTCGGAGGCTCCAAGAACAAGAAGTGGTTTAATGATGTTCACATCCTCGACACACAGAGCTGGAAGTGGACCATGGTGGAG GCACAAGGTAAGGTTCCTCCACTGGCCTACCACAGCTGCAGTATGTTCCGAGGAGAACTCTTCGTACTGGGCGGAGTGTTTCCTCGCCCAAACCCAGAGCCCGACGGCTGCAGTGACTCCTTGTACATCTTCGACCCCCACCTCTCCATCTGGTACCAGCCCATCGTGACGGGGGAGAGCCCCTCCCCACGCTCGGG TCACTCGGCATGTGTGATGCAGGAACGGAAGATCTATGTATTTGGTGGCTGGGACACACCAGTCTGCTACAACGACATGTACATGTTGGACCTTG GTCTGATGGAGTTTTCTGCTGTGAAAACAAATGGAAAAGCCCCCTCTCCTCGAAG CTGGCATGGCAGTGCTGTGCTCTCAGATACACAATTTCTGATCCACGGTGGTTACAACGGAAACAACGCTCTGAGTGACACTTTCATCTTTGATATAG ATACTAACAGCTGGACAGAGGTGACGCACCCTCAGCTTTCCATCCCCAGAGCGGGACACTCCATCATCACCATGGAAACAGCCAGTCGGTACCGTTTCTCTGAGGAAGGCGAAGACGCGGACGTGGATGCAGGCTCCGTCAGCAGAACTCTGCTGGTGTTCGGAGGCGGAGACAACGAGGGCAACTTCTACTCTGACCTGACGACTGTGGCTGTGGAGGAGCTGCTCAGAGATATTTAA